The proteins below come from a single Terriglobales bacterium genomic window:
- a CDS encoding M20/M25/M40 family metallo-hydrolase encodes MDLVRLTRQLVDIESITGNEAAVAEFLASMLSTSGYHVELMPVEDRRFNVYATPPEAARPPLVFSTHMDTVPPFISSSEDEERIYGRGACDAKGIIAAQIAAAQRLRSEGLAAGLLFLVGEERDSL; translated from the coding sequence ATGGACCTCGTCCGCCTCACGCGCCAGCTCGTGGACATCGAGTCCATCACCGGCAACGAGGCCGCCGTCGCCGAATTCCTGGCCAGCATGCTCTCCACTTCCGGCTATCACGTCGAACTGATGCCGGTCGAGGACCGTCGTTTCAACGTCTACGCCACGCCCCCGGAGGCCGCGCGGCCTCCCCTGGTCTTCTCCACCCACATGGACACGGTCCCGCCCTTCATCTCTTCCTCCGAAGACGAAGAGCGCATCTACGGCCGCGGCGCCTGCGACGCCAAGGGCATCATCGCCGCCCAGATCGCCGCCGCCCAACGCTTGCGCAGCGAGGGCCTCGCCGCCGGGCTGCTCTTCCTGGTCGGCGAGGAACGCGACAGTCTC